In a genomic window of Bacteroidales bacterium:
- a CDS encoding DUF3108 domain-containing protein, with amino-acid sequence MNLKIVIYIILSFCSCYFVRAQCHIDEKAFMPGEVLTYNAYYNWGFIWLNAGEVEFNVTAKQYEGREVYHIYAFGTTYKSYDWIFKVRERYQSYIDPHTQMPLWYERDVVEGSYTAFEDYKFDYEDSVIHTYVQKRKKPGVNGTLPLTFCLFDVMSAVYYFRSIDFSRFEVGEKIPINMILDSEAYHLHLRYLGKEEIKTKNKKKYNCIKCAIQLVEGTLFKGDEDAIIWVTDDKNKIPVMVEAKILVGSVKAILRDTKGLKH; translated from the coding sequence GTGAACCTAAAAATAGTCATATATATAATTCTGTCTTTTTGCAGTTGTTATTTTGTACGTGCCCAGTGCCATATCGATGAAAAAGCTTTTATGCCCGGCGAAGTGCTTACTTACAATGCTTATTACAATTGGGGCTTCATTTGGCTCAATGCAGGAGAAGTTGAATTCAATGTAACTGCTAAACAATATGAGGGACGAGAGGTATATCACATATATGCATTTGGAACTACTTATAAATCCTATGACTGGATTTTTAAAGTCAGGGAGAGATACCAGTCATATATTGATCCTCACACCCAAATGCCGCTATGGTATGAACGGGATGTGGTTGAAGGTAGTTATACGGCATTTGAAGACTATAAGTTTGATTATGAAGACAGTGTGATTCATACCTATGTCCAGAAACGAAAAAAACCGGGTGTAAACGGGACTTTACCCTTAACATTCTGCCTGTTTGATGTCATGTCGGCAGTGTATTATTTCAGGAGCATTGATTTTAGCCGTTTTGAAGTAGGAGAGAAGATACCCATCAATATGATCCTGGATAGTGAAGCTTATCATTTACATCTCAGGTATCTGGGAAAAGAGGAGATTAAGACCAAGAACAAAAAGAAATACAATTGTATCAAATGTGCCATACAATTGGTGGAAGGTACTTTATTCAAAGGGGATGAGGATGCAATTATCTGGGTGACGGATGATAAAAATAAAATTCCGGTCATGGTTGAAGCGAAGATTCTGGTAGGTTCGGTCAAGGCTATTTTAAGGGATACAAAGGGGCTGAAACATTGA